One window of the Triticum dicoccoides isolate Atlit2015 ecotype Zavitan chromosome 3B, WEW_v2.0, whole genome shotgun sequence genome contains the following:
- the LOC119278319 gene encoding uncharacterized protein LOC119278319, which yields MPREYIYPDTIEDAVQTIIPHLEDTISTAHKAIYFDGWQGLGASAVLRAIAKDPPSSLLKKFNKIVHVDCSRWKSRRALQRTIAHELQLSQRVMDMFYRQDEEDDFKGVDESSRDEIQDVGAEIHHALGQHFCLLVFHNGSDNTVDFSDFGIPQPVMSQWYLFGTKLLWTFRGRLRLNQGVSEKVGNSHLFLYRELIPLGWNYLLKKEAREIVGCTDKLAEVAEECCLYMLALNSQGGDIIDYNWATHASSYWVCDGIIQGGQGDEAWEVAADLHQRICIEDYSSNALPSFGHELQTSPKRWIFSRGNSVVHPESTSFFLAIAASKSDPPLRLLPNDMFHKPDKLRVLKLCLCTFNFSSPPFSCCRNLRFLGLDGCKDERAKEDEKQDRLAIECFQSIWVLDICHTDWEFALSPEITENMAGNIREVHIKKGRIWIHSFSWRQLQNLRKLRVVEPTCPWETGKKDEFTNMVKMEFLDLSWNTTIQVLPSLSRESSIKTLVLDGCVGLEHVEGLPPSLESFSLDAGLTEDDYKKAKLSRISMAGCARLSDFTLRGSLPNLEELDLSDTKVKTLDLENEVVQVPCLKQIILLRCMQLHSILWPEVGLPTLTVLHIDSSVYPIQTKLHEVYVSIVDIRFFQSLVLRSNLQFCWKSNRFHLNLCVPCTTNVKEQSYMKEKMGPGNSGKIMGPPQPKSLNPNTCSTYIDVPIGNIIIDHNYNSGMQFQPSGCHVEIGKGVSNASMESVQAIKAIIFALNEAKSLHVHDNSSITTIITEHMMSRAGIDLDWKHLKHCHVVRCPKMRIVFKTNYGGYPFTEIETFWAADLPMSHCIWSKGKTYSGTETGCFAKLRSIHLYSCPRLTFVLPLLWGIQGSYLHKLESLHIVNCSDLKTVFPVHPGLKGNVLEFPRLKHIQLYELYKLEHICEVKMHAPKLERVWLRGCWSLRRLPAVGGDSRRPVVDCEQDWWEKLEWDGLEAGHDPCLFERRHSSHYKKPLPRVSVLQ from the exons ATGCCTCGAGAG TATATTTATCCGGACACCATCGAAGATGCGGTGCAAACAATCATCCCTCATCTTGAGGATACGATCAGTACTGCACACAAGGCCATCTATTTTGATGGATGGCAAGGGTTGGGTGCTTCAGCGGTGCTtagagccatagccaaagaccctccGTCGTCTCTGCTGAAGAAATTCAACAAGATAGTCCATGTTGATTGCTCGAGGTGGAAAAGCAGACGAGCACTGCAGAGGACAATCGCACATGAACTACAGCTTTCTCAAAGGGTAATGGATATGTTTTAtagacaagatgaagaagatgatttCAAAGGGGTAGACGAAAGCTCCAGGGATGAGATACAAGATGTTGGGGCTGAGATCCatcatgcattaggacaacactttTGTTTATTGGTATTCCATAATGGGAGTGACAACACAGTTGACTTCAGCGATTTTGGCATTCCCCAACCTGTCATGAGTCAGTGGTACCTGTTTGGTACTAAATTATTGTGGACATTCCGAGGAAGGCTTCGGCTCAACCAAGGAGTCAGTGAGAAGGTGGGTAATTCACATCTTTTTCTTTATCGTGAGTTGATTCCTCTAGGGTGGAATTATTTGTTGAAAAAAGAGGCTAGAGAAATTGTTGGGTGCACGGATAAGCTTGCTGAAGTAGCCGAAGAGTGTTGCTTGTATATGCTAGCACTAAATTCTCAAGGAGGTGACATCATAGACTACAACTGGGCCACCCATGCTTCTAGCTATTGGGTTTGTGATGGGATTATACAAGGAGGTCAGGGTGATGAAGCATGGGAGGTTGCAGCTGATCTGCATCAGCGGATATGTATAGAGGATTATTCATCTAATGCACTGCCCTCTTTTGGTCATGAACTACAAACTTCCCCGAAACGGTGGATATTCTCCAGGGGCAACTCTGTTGTGCATCCAGAGTCAACGTCCTTTTTTCTTGCTATAGCCGCAAGCAAATCTGATCCTCCATTAAGACTGTTACCTAATGACATGTTCCATAAACCAGACAAGCTCCGTGTGCTCAAGTTATGCCTTTGCACCTTCAACTTTTCTTCACCTCCTTTCAGTTGTTGCCGCAACTTAAGGTTCCTTGGATTAGATGGCTGCAAAGATGAGCGAGCGAAAGAAGATGAGAAGCAAGATAGACTAGCAATTGAATGTTTTCAGAGCATATGGGTACTAGACATATGCCACACGGATTGGGAATTTGCCTTGTCACCAGAGATAACAGAGAATATGGCTGGAAACATTAGAGAGGTACACATAAAGAAGGGAAGGATTTGGATCCATAGTTTTTCATGGAGACAACTGCAAAACCTTCGCAAGCTTCGAGTAGTTGAGCCTACATGCCCTTGGGAGACGGGCAAAAAGGATGAATTTACTAACATGGTGAAGATGGAGTTTCTCGACCTTTCTTGGAATACTACAATACAAGTTTTGCCAAGTCTGTCACGGGAAAGTAGTATCAAGACTCTGGTTCTAGATGGTTGTGTTGGATTGGAGCATGTTGAAGGACTCCCTCCATCACTTGAATCATTCAGCTTAGATGCAGGACTAACAGAGGATGATTACAAGAAAGCCAAATTAAGCCGCATCTCCATGGCCGGCTGTGCAAGATTGTCTGACTTCACATTGCGTGGATCACTTCCAAACCTTGAGGAACTAGACCTCTCAGACACAAAAGTCAAGACACTTGACCTCGAAAATGAGGTGGTGCAGGTTCCATGTCTCAAACAAATTATTCTATTGAGATGTATGCAACTCCATTCCATTCTATGGCCAGAAGTGGGTCTGCCAACACTGACAGTGCTGCATATTGATTCCTCAGTCTATCCTATTCAAACAAAACTACATGAAGTGTATGTTAGTATAGTGGACATAAGATTTTTTCAGTCCTTGGTATTACGAAGCAATCTCCAATTCTGTTGGAAGAGCAATAGGTTCCATCTAAATCTTTGTGTACCTTGTACCACAAATGTTAAGGAACAAAGTTATATGAAGGAGAAGATGGGCCCTGGTAATAGTGGGAAAATAATGGGTCCCCCTCAACCGAAGTCATTAAACCCCAATACTTGCAGCACCTACATTGATGTCCCTATTGGCAACATAATTATTGATCACAACTACAACAGTGGAATGCAGTTTCAGCCATCGGGCTGCCATGTGGAGATTGGTAAGGGAGTTAGCAACGCTAGCATGGAGAGTGTGCAAGCAATCAAGGCTATCATCTTTGCACTGAATGAAGCCAAGTCGTTGCATGTGCATGACAATTCTTCCATCACCACTATTATCACTGAACACATGATGTCTAGAGCTGGGATTGATCTTGACTGGAAACATCTAAAACATTGTCATGTGGTGAGATGCCCCAAGATGCGCATAGTCTTCAAGACTAACTATGGTGGGTACCCCTTTACAGAAATAGAGACCTTTTGGGCAGCTGATCTACCAATGTCACACTGCATTTGGAGCAAAGGAAAGACCTACAGTGGCACGGAAACTGGGTGCTTTGCCAAACTGCGGAGCATACACCTATACTCTTGCCCAAGACTCACATTTGTGCTTCCATTATTGTGGGGTATTCAAGGATCATACTTGCACAAATTAGAAAGTCTCCACATTGTCAACTGCAGTGATCTGAAGACGGTGTTCCCTGTTCATCCTGGCCTCAAAGGAAATGTACTTGAGTTCCCAAGGCTGAAGCACATCCAGCTATATGAGCTCTATAAGTTGGAGCATATATGTGAGGTCAAGATGCATGCTCCCAAGCTTGAGAGGGTATGGCTCAGGGGCTGTTGGAGTCTCAGGCGCCTCCCAGCGGTTGGCGGAGATAGCCGTCGCCCCGTCGTGGACTGTGAGCAGGACTGGTGGGAGAAGCTGGAGTGGGACGGGCTGGAGGCTGGCCACGATCCATGCCTCTTCGAGCGGCGCCACTCGTCACATTACAAGAAGCCCTTGCCCAGAGTTTCTGTGCTTCAGTGA